One region of Juglans regia cultivar Chandler chromosome 4, Walnut 2.0, whole genome shotgun sequence genomic DNA includes:
- the LOC108990212 gene encoding agamous-like MADS-box protein AGL29 codes for MGRRKIEMAMVKDGSSRQVTFSKRRNGVFKKANELATLCGAEVAVVAFSPGGKPFSFGQPSVGAVSDRFLHRDQRKPNHGKTVVGSSKDGAKVSILTQQLNELLKQLYDEKKRGEMLEKAKEKSGYKAPIINEMGLQELGELKGSLERLREDIKARVNEMEASSSLLLLAKKPVHESERPVAKKVAKSYI; via the coding sequence ATGGGGAGGCGAAAGATAGAGATGGCTATGGTGAAGGACGGCAGCTCCAGGCAGGTAACCTTCTCCAAGCGCCGAAACGGCGTTTTTAAGAAAGCGAACGAGCTCGCTACTTTATGCGGTGCAGAAGTAGCCGTAGTTGCTTTCTCTCCGGGTGGAAAGCCATTCTCCTTCGGCCAACCTAGCGTTGGGGCTGTTTCAGACCGGTTCCTCCATCGGGACCAAAGAAAACCCAATCATGGTAAAACTGTTGTTGGTTCTTCCAAGGATGGTGCCAAGGTGAGCATCCTTACTCAGCAACTTAATGAGCTGCTTAAGCAGTTGTATGATGAGAAAAAAAGGGGAGAGATGCTTGAGAAAGCGAAGGAGAAAAGCGGATACAAAGCACCGATCATCAATGAGATGGGTTTGCAGGAACTTGGAGAATTGAAGGGATCGCTGGAGAGGCTTAGGGAAGATATAAAAGCACGAGTCAATGAGATGGAGGCATCATCTTCGTTGCTGCTCCTGGCAAAGAAACCTGTCCATGAATCTGAAAGGCCAGTTGCTAAAAAAGTTGCCAAGTCTTATATTTGA